The Dyella caseinilytica genome has a window encoding:
- the lpxA gene encoding acyl-ACP--UDP-N-acetylglucosamine O-acyltransferase yields the protein MIHPTAQIDPSAVIGANVRIGAYTVIGADVHIGDGTIIGPHVVIEGPTRIGRDNRIAQFASLGGDPQDMKFSGERTELVIGDRNLIREFVTISRGTSGGGGVTRIGNDNWLLAYVHVAHDCTIGNHTIFSNYSALAGHVEVGDWTVFSGYSGAHQFCKIGEHAFIAMGCLLGADVPPFLMMANDQNGRPRGLNTTGLKRRGFEPERITAIKRAYRTLYTSGLPLAEAREQLATQAQESEDVRAMLEFLDRSERGLAR from the coding sequence ATGATTCATCCGACCGCGCAGATCGATCCGTCCGCCGTCATTGGCGCCAATGTCCGCATCGGCGCGTATACGGTCATCGGCGCCGACGTGCACATCGGCGATGGCACCATCATCGGACCGCATGTCGTCATCGAAGGCCCTACCCGCATCGGACGCGATAACCGCATCGCGCAGTTCGCTTCGCTGGGCGGCGATCCGCAGGACATGAAATTCAGCGGCGAGCGCACCGAGCTGGTGATCGGCGACCGCAACCTGATTCGCGAGTTCGTCACCATCAGTCGCGGCACGAGCGGCGGCGGCGGCGTTACGCGCATAGGCAACGACAACTGGCTGCTGGCCTATGTGCACGTTGCGCACGATTGCACCATCGGCAACCACACCATCTTTTCCAATTACTCGGCCTTGGCCGGTCATGTCGAAGTGGGTGACTGGACGGTCTTCTCTGGTTATTCCGGCGCGCATCAGTTCTGCAAGATCGGCGAACACGCATTCATCGCCATGGGCTGTTTGCTCGGCGCCGACGTTCCGCCATTCCTGATGATGGCCAACGACCAAAACGGACGTCCGCGTGGCCTCAACACCACTGGCCTGAAGCGCCGCGGCTTTGAGCCGGAGCGCATTACGGCTATCAAGCGTGCCTATCGCACTCTTTACACCTCCGGCTTGCCGCTGGCTGAGGCGCGCGAGCAATTGGCAACGCAGGCGCAGGAAAGCGAAGACGTGCGCGCGATGCTCGAATTCCTTGATCGCAGCGAGCGTGGTTTGGCTCGCTAA
- the fabZ gene encoding 3-hydroxyacyl-ACP dehydratase FabZ, which yields MTDNTAPISLPVNVEQIQQLLPHRYPFLLVDRVIEIVPDQSVVTLKNVTINEPFFNGHFPNHPVMPGVLLVEAMAQSAGLLTQLSARVKGGSPSSLFYLAKVDNARFNAPVVPGDQLRMEVRLKRLLRSMGLFEARTLVDGKEVASCELMCASRSEK from the coding sequence ATGACTGACAACACCGCTCCGATCTCGCTGCCGGTGAATGTGGAACAGATCCAACAGCTGCTGCCGCATCGATACCCCTTTCTGTTGGTCGATCGCGTGATCGAAATCGTGCCGGATCAAAGCGTGGTGACGTTGAAGAACGTAACCATCAACGAACCGTTCTTCAACGGCCACTTCCCCAATCATCCGGTGATGCCGGGTGTATTGCTCGTGGAGGCCATGGCGCAGTCCGCCGGTCTGCTCACGCAGCTCAGTGCGCGCGTGAAAGGTGGCTCGCCCAGCTCGCTGTTCTATTTGGCGAAGGTGGACAACGCACGCTTCAATGCGCCGGTGGTGCCGGGTGATCAGCTGCGCATGGAAGTGCGCCTCAAGCGCCTGCTGCGCAGCATGGGTCTATTCGAAGCACGCACGCTGGTCGATGGCAAGGAAGTGGCCAGCTGTGAACTGATGTGTGCGTCGAGGTCCGAGAAATGA
- the rnhB gene encoding ribonuclease HII produces the protein MKVEASLAPLTSILSPEGRGGGREEHVIHIAGVDEAGRGPLAGPVVVAAVVLDPSRPIEGLNDSKKLSEARREKLYPLIVERALAHCVVVIEPEEIDRLNIFQATMTGMSRAVAGLVPAASEAWIDGNKIPKDLPCPGRAIVGGDALEPAISAASILAKVSRDRLMVAMEALHPGYGFAVHKGYPTPAHLAALQQLGPCSQHRRSFAPVKQLLDQGQLF, from the coding sequence ATGAAAGTTGAGGCAAGCCTTGCGCCCCTCACCTCAATCCTCTCCCCGGAGGGGAGAGGAGGCGGACGCGAAGAACACGTCATTCATATCGCCGGTGTCGACGAAGCAGGCCGCGGTCCTCTCGCCGGCCCCGTCGTGGTCGCAGCGGTAGTGCTCGATCCGTCCAGGCCGATCGAAGGCTTGAACGACTCGAAGAAACTCAGCGAAGCGCGCCGCGAAAAACTCTATCCGTTGATCGTGGAACGCGCGCTGGCACATTGCGTGGTGGTCATCGAACCGGAAGAAATCGATCGCCTGAATATTTTCCAGGCCACCATGACTGGCATGAGCCGGGCCGTTGCAGGACTGGTGCCTGCCGCCAGCGAAGCATGGATCGACGGCAACAAGATTCCCAAGGATCTCCCCTGCCCTGGTCGAGCCATTGTGGGCGGCGATGCACTGGAACCGGCGATCAGTGCAGCGTCGATTCTGGCCAAGGTCAGCCGCGACCGGCTGATGGTCGCCATGGAAGCGCTGCACCCCGGCTACGGTTTCGCTGTGCACAAGGGTTATCCCACGCCTGCACACTTGGCAGCGTTGCAACAGCTGGGTCCATGCAGTCAGCATCGCCGCAGCTTTGCACCCGTGAAACAGCTGCTCGATCAGGGCCAGCTTTTCTGA
- the lpxD gene encoding UDP-3-O-(3-hydroxymyristoyl)glucosamine N-acyltransferase, translating into MSKTEYSVAELAERFALEFRGDGARMIDGVGTLSGAGPTQLSFLSNSKYAAQLGGTRAGVVVLHSDTVDSCPTAALIARDPYVAYAHIAALFEPLPAAVPGIHPSAVVAPGARVSASASIGPCCVVEGDAVIEDGAVLGPHCIIGSECVVGAQSRLVARVTLVSRVTLGKRVLVHPGAVIGSDGFGLAFDRDHWVKLPQLGGVRIGDDCEIGANTTIDRGALDDTVLEEDVRLDNQIQIAHNVYIGAHTAMAGCAAVAGSAKIGRYCMIGGNAGVLGHLEVADRVTITAKSLVTHSIREAGEYSSGVPLQENRQWRRNAARFKHLDEYVRRLSALEKDKNDD; encoded by the coding sequence ATGAGTAAGACTGAATACAGCGTGGCAGAACTCGCCGAACGCTTCGCCCTCGAATTCCGGGGCGATGGCGCACGCATGATCGATGGCGTCGGCACCCTGTCCGGCGCAGGCCCGACTCAGCTGAGCTTTCTTTCCAACAGCAAATACGCCGCACAATTGGGTGGTACTCGTGCAGGCGTCGTCGTCTTGCATAGCGATACTGTGGATAGCTGTCCCACGGCTGCATTGATCGCACGCGATCCTTATGTGGCTTATGCACACATTGCTGCATTATTCGAGCCCTTGCCTGCTGCAGTGCCTGGCATTCATCCGAGCGCAGTCGTCGCGCCCGGCGCGCGCGTAAGCGCCAGCGCCAGCATCGGCCCTTGCTGCGTGGTCGAAGGTGATGCGGTGATCGAAGACGGCGCCGTGCTCGGCCCACATTGCATCATCGGTTCCGAATGCGTCGTCGGCGCCCAATCGCGACTGGTGGCGCGTGTCACCCTGGTCTCCCGCGTCACCCTCGGCAAGCGCGTGCTGGTTCACCCCGGTGCAGTGATCGGCTCGGACGGTTTCGGCCTCGCCTTCGATCGCGACCATTGGGTGAAGCTGCCACAGCTGGGGGGTGTGCGGATCGGCGACGATTGCGAAATCGGCGCCAACACCACTATCGACCGTGGCGCACTGGACGATACGGTCCTGGAAGAAGACGTGCGGCTAGACAACCAGATCCAGATCGCCCATAACGTGTATATAGGCGCCCACACCGCCATGGCGGGGTGTGCAGCCGTGGCCGGCAGTGCGAAAATCGGCCGTTATTGCATGATCGGCGGCAATGCCGGTGTGCTGGGCCATCTGGAAGTGGCTGACCGGGTTACCATTACCGCCAAGAGCCTGGTAACTCACTCCATTCGGGAAGCCGGCGAGTATTCCTCCGGGGTGCCGCTGCAGGAAAACCGTCAATGGCGCCGCAACGCTGCGCGCTTCAAGCACCTCGACGAGTACGTGCGCCGATTGTCGGCGCTGGAAAAGGACAAGAACGATGACTGA
- the lpxB gene encoding lipid-A-disaccharide synthase, with product MLAPDVVEKPAAEQQPLIAVIAGEESGDQLGGNLIAALRRHYPNARFAGIGGSRMQQQGFESWYDMRELSLFGFAEVVRHLPRLLKLRKELVTRLIAEKPLVVIGIDAPDFNLGVEHRVKQAGLRTVHYVSPSIWAWREKRADKIGASANRVLCLFPMEPPIYAHHGIDARFVGHPLADRFPLVSDRIPARRALQLPLDVPVLAVLPGSRHSELERLAGPFLDAARRVAAALPGLRIVIPAANSRALATLKTLLARGPHDEMMPILLDGRAHDAMLAADVVMLASGTATLEAMLAKRPMVVGYRVSPISYRIARMLKMLKTDVYALPNILARACGLGKDAVLVPELMQDDCTGAKLAEATLTLFRDSERRGAIVAAFEQLHEALRGNLHGHAGDHAAAAIVELLDTSKSLSPSGRGLG from the coding sequence ATGCTGGCTCCTGATGTCGTCGAAAAACCGGCTGCCGAACAGCAGCCGTTGATTGCCGTGATCGCCGGCGAAGAATCCGGCGACCAGCTTGGCGGTAACCTGATCGCTGCGTTGCGGCGCCATTATCCCAATGCCCGCTTTGCCGGCATCGGTGGCAGCCGCATGCAGCAGCAAGGTTTCGAGTCGTGGTACGACATGCGCGAACTGTCGCTGTTCGGCTTTGCCGAAGTCGTGCGCCACCTGCCGCGGCTGCTCAAACTGCGCAAGGAACTGGTCACGCGGCTTATCGCCGAAAAGCCGCTGGTGGTGATTGGTATCGATGCGCCTGATTTCAATCTTGGCGTCGAGCATCGCGTCAAACAGGCCGGCTTGCGCACCGTGCATTATGTCAGCCCCTCGATCTGGGCTTGGCGCGAAAAACGCGCCGACAAGATCGGCGCCAGCGCCAACCGCGTGCTCTGCCTGTTTCCGATGGAACCGCCGATCTACGCACACCACGGCATCGATGCCCGCTTTGTCGGCCATCCGCTGGCGGATCGCTTTCCACTGGTTTCCGACCGTATTCCGGCACGCCGCGCCTTGCAGCTTCCGCTGGATGTGCCCGTGCTCGCCGTATTGCCAGGCAGCAGGCATTCCGAGCTGGAACGCCTGGCCGGGCCATTTCTCGACGCGGCGCGCCGCGTTGCAGCGGCACTCCCGGGTTTGCGCATTGTCATACCTGCGGCCAATTCGCGCGCACTCGCCACGCTCAAGACGCTGCTTGCGCGCGGCCCGCACGACGAAATGATGCCCATTTTGCTGGACGGCCGTGCGCACGATGCGATGCTTGCGGCTGATGTCGTCATGCTCGCTTCCGGCACCGCCACGCTGGAGGCGATGCTCGCCAAGCGCCCCATGGTCGTGGGTTATCGCGTATCACCCATCAGCTATCGCATTGCGCGCATGCTCAAGATGCTCAAAACAGATGTATACGCGCTGCCCAATATCCTTGCGCGCGCTTGCGGCTTGGGAAAAGACGCCGTGCTTGTTCCGGAACTCATGCAAGACGATTGCACAGGCGCCAAGCTGGCGGAGGCCACACTGACGCTATTCCGCGACAGTGAACGCCGAGGCGCCATCGTCGCCGCTTTCGAGCAATTGCATGAAGCACTGCGCGGCAATCTTCACGGCCACGCAGGCGATCATGCGGCAGCGGCGATTGTAGAGTTACTCGATACATCCAAATCCCTCTCCCCTTCGGGGAGAGGGTTGGGGTGA
- the bamA gene encoding outer membrane protein assembly factor BamA, with protein MKRIAALILLASLSTSVLALEPFVVSDIRIEGLSRISAGTVFNYLQINKGDRLTNEEAQQAIRALYNTKFFSDVELERDGDILVVKVVERPSITKLTIRGNNDIKTDDLKKGLKDIGLSEGETFDRLALDRVQQELIRQYYNRGKYNVSVSPHVTQLDRNRVAIDIEIREGKVAKLKEVNIVGNTAFTTKDIESDFESGTTNWLSWYSKNDQYSQDKLSGDLKKLQSYYMDRGYADFGIDSTQVTIAPDKRAMYIAADVTQGDIYHISDTHLLGQLILPEDTLRKLVFVKNGDLFNRRAIEATSDSIKALLANIGYAFAKVNSVPKLDKEKHTADITWYIQPGPRVYVRRVIFQGNTRTEDDVLRREMRQLEGSWYSQAAIDRSKIRLQQLGFFKTVTIDKQTVPGTDDEVDLTVKVEEQSAGSLTFGVGYSQYSGIILSSSVSQNNFLGTGDRFTIGAERSDYLTQINAGYSTPYLTDNGIGLGYNASFSRADYSDLGSQYASYSNSTKSFSTTLTIPVTDFDRLSGSLGIGSTKINTYAGYTPQILIDYMNALGHNTIHSWTGSLSWVHDTRNSYWAPTHGGQLTATVSAALPGSTVQYWTFNGEANHYWPIGGGFVLYLDGKVGYGDTYGGKTFTSTTADYDPSANVGYKAGQAITFPFWMNFYAGGVTDLRGFQDNTLGPRACAGSTSTGGPIQPVNGYCANSTYSYAQPIGGAFKVLGTAEVYLPLPFLKDINTARVSLFMDVGQAYSTIQNFSAKQLDASAGVSLHWQAPIGPLIISLGFPFRTQVGDSQYEERIQFTFGSQF; from the coding sequence ATGAAGCGTATCGCCGCCCTGATCCTGCTTGCCTCCCTTTCTACGAGCGTGCTCGCTCTCGAACCTTTCGTCGTTTCCGATATCCGTATCGAAGGCCTCAGCCGCATCTCTGCCGGTACGGTGTTCAACTACCTGCAGATCAACAAAGGGGACCGCCTCACCAACGAGGAAGCCCAGCAGGCCATCCGCGCCCTCTACAACACCAAGTTCTTCAGCGATGTGGAGCTGGAGCGCGATGGCGACATCCTGGTGGTGAAGGTGGTCGAACGTCCGTCGATCACCAAGTTGACCATCCGCGGCAACAACGACATCAAGACTGACGACCTGAAGAAGGGTCTGAAGGATATCGGCCTCTCCGAAGGCGAAACCTTCGACCGCCTCGCGCTTGATCGCGTGCAGCAGGAACTGATCCGCCAGTACTACAACCGCGGCAAGTACAACGTGTCGGTCAGCCCACACGTGACCCAGTTGGATCGCAACCGCGTCGCCATCGACATTGAAATCCGCGAAGGCAAGGTCGCCAAGCTCAAAGAAGTGAACATCGTCGGCAACACGGCGTTCACCACCAAAGACATCGAAAGCGATTTCGAATCAGGCACCACCAACTGGCTGTCCTGGTATTCGAAGAACGACCAGTATTCGCAGGACAAGTTGTCCGGCGACCTGAAGAAGCTGCAGTCCTACTACATGGATCGCGGCTACGCTGACTTCGGCATCGACTCGACCCAGGTCACCATCGCGCCCGACAAGCGCGCGATGTACATCGCTGCCGACGTCACCCAAGGCGACATCTACCACATTTCCGATACGCATCTGCTCGGCCAGCTGATCCTGCCGGAAGACACGCTGCGCAAGCTGGTGTTCGTGAAGAATGGCGACTTGTTCAACCGCCGCGCGATCGAGGCCACCTCCGATTCGATCAAGGCCCTGTTGGCCAACATCGGTTATGCCTTCGCCAAGGTGAACTCGGTTCCCAAGCTCGACAAAGAAAAGCACACCGCTGACATCACCTGGTACATCCAGCCGGGTCCGCGCGTGTATGTTCGCCGCGTCATCTTCCAGGGCAACACCCGCACCGAAGACGACGTGCTGCGCCGTGAAATGCGCCAGCTCGAAGGCTCCTGGTATTCGCAGGCGGCCATCGACCGTTCCAAGATTCGCCTGCAGCAGCTGGGCTTCTTCAAGACCGTCACCATCGACAAGCAGACCGTGCCGGGCACGGATGACGAAGTCGACCTGACGGTGAAGGTGGAAGAGCAGTCCGCCGGCAGCCTGACCTTCGGTGTGGGTTATTCACAGTACTCGGGCATCATCCTGTCCAGCTCGGTATCGCAGAACAACTTCCTCGGCACGGGCGACCGCTTCACCATCGGCGCCGAGCGCAGCGACTACCTCACCCAGATCAATGCGGGCTACTCCACTCCGTATCTGACCGACAACGGCATCGGCCTCGGCTACAACGCATCGTTCTCGCGCGCCGACTACAGCGACCTGGGCAGCCAGTACGCCAGCTATTCGAACAGCACCAAGTCGTTCTCCACCACGCTGACCATCCCGGTTACCGACTTCGATCGCTTGAGCGGCAGCCTGGGTATCGGCAGCACCAAGATCAATACCTACGCAGGCTATACGCCGCAGATATTGATCGACTACATGAACGCGCTGGGCCACAACACCATCCATTCGTGGACCGGTTCGTTGAGCTGGGTGCATGACACGCGCAACTCGTACTGGGCGCCCACACACGGCGGCCAGCTGACGGCAACGGTCAGCGCGGCGCTGCCCGGCTCGACCGTGCAGTACTGGACCTTCAACGGCGAAGCCAATCACTACTGGCCGATCGGCGGCGGTTTCGTGCTGTATCTGGACGGCAAGGTCGGTTACGGCGACACCTACGGCGGCAAGACCTTCACCAGCACCACCGCGGATTACGATCCTTCTGCCAATGTTGGGTACAAGGCCGGTCAGGCGATCACCTTCCCGTTCTGGATGAACTTCTACGCCGGCGGTGTGACCGACCTGCGTGGCTTCCAAGACAACACGCTGGGTCCGCGAGCCTGCGCAGGCTCGACCTCGACTGGCGGTCCGATCCAGCCCGTCAACGGCTACTGCGCAAACAGCACCTACAGCTACGCGCAGCCGATCGGTGGTGCCTTCAAGGTGCTGGGTACGGCAGAAGTCTACCTGCCGCTGCCGTTCCTGAAGGACATCAACACCGCACGCGTGTCGTTGTTCATGGACGTCGGCCAGGCCTACTCGACCATCCAGAACTTCAGCGCCAAGCAGCTCGATGCATCGGCCGGTGTGTCGCTGCACTGGCAGGCACCGATCGGTCCGCTGATCATCAGCCTGGGCTTCCCGTTCCGTACGCAGGTAGGCGACAGCCAGTACGAAGAACGCATCCAGTTCACCTTCGGCAGCCAGTTCTAA
- the rseP gene encoding RIP metalloprotease RseP — MNPFFGSVFWLLVTLGVLVTFHEFGHYWVARRCGVKVLRFSVGFGRAIWKRIGRDGTEYQIAAIPLGGYVKMLDAREGDVDPALRDQEFTAQPIWKRIAIVAAGPGFNIIFTIAAFWLMFVLGRADYAPIVSAAPQSLAAQAGIQPGDRLLTVGGEPVMTWSGSADLIANALLSRTPLPITVRGSDGTQRSIVLPLNRLPAGEDIGQYFDKLGIEPAPAPAIVATVAPGYPAATAGMQAGDHVLSVDGIAVKNFDDLSKQIVANAAKSPTLSLDVLRNGKPMHFAVTARMDASGSGAPHWVIGVAQQPLETAIQHYGPLKALTESLSLTWQRTTDTFGMVGKMLSGEASTKNISGIVGIAQAANMSAHAGLDRFLEFLGLVSLSLAIINLLPIPILDGGHLLYYLIELIKGSPVSERTMIAGQYVGLALLVTLTVLTFYNDIHRIILPS; from the coding sequence ATGAATCCCTTTTTCGGCTCGGTGTTCTGGTTGCTGGTCACGCTTGGCGTGCTAGTGACCTTTCACGAATTCGGACACTATTGGGTCGCCCGCCGTTGCGGCGTGAAGGTGCTGCGCTTCTCGGTCGGTTTCGGCCGCGCCATCTGGAAACGCATCGGCCGCGACGGCACCGAATATCAGATCGCAGCAATCCCGCTGGGCGGCTACGTCAAGATGCTCGATGCCCGCGAGGGCGATGTCGATCCCGCCCTGCGTGATCAAGAGTTCACAGCGCAGCCGATCTGGAAGCGCATTGCCATCGTTGCCGCCGGTCCCGGCTTCAACATCATCTTTACCATTGCTGCGTTCTGGCTGATGTTCGTGTTGGGGCGCGCCGATTACGCCCCCATTGTGTCAGCCGCGCCGCAAAGTCTCGCAGCCCAGGCAGGTATTCAGCCGGGCGATCGCCTGCTTACCGTCGGCGGTGAGCCGGTGATGACGTGGAGCGGTTCGGCCGATCTGATCGCCAACGCACTCTTGAGCCGCACACCGCTACCGATCACGGTTCGCGGTAGCGATGGTACGCAGCGCTCAATCGTCCTGCCGCTCAATCGCCTGCCAGCAGGCGAAGACATCGGCCAATACTTCGACAAGCTCGGCATCGAGCCGGCGCCGGCGCCCGCCATCGTAGCGACGGTGGCACCCGGTTACCCGGCAGCCACCGCGGGTATGCAGGCCGGTGATCACGTACTAAGCGTCGACGGGATTGCCGTAAAAAACTTCGACGACCTCAGCAAGCAGATCGTCGCCAATGCGGCGAAGTCGCCGACGCTGTCCCTGGACGTCTTGCGCAACGGCAAGCCGATGCACTTCGCGGTCACCGCACGCATGGATGCTTCCGGTAGCGGCGCCCCGCATTGGGTCATCGGCGTAGCGCAGCAGCCGCTTGAAACCGCGATCCAGCACTATGGCCCGCTCAAAGCACTGACCGAATCGCTCAGCCTCACCTGGCAGCGCACCACCGATACCTTCGGTATGGTCGGCAAGATGCTGTCGGGCGAAGCCTCGACCAAGAACATTTCCGGGATAGTCGGCATCGCCCAGGCAGCCAACATGTCGGCCCACGCCGGGCTGGACCGGTTCCTGGAATTCCTCGGTCTGGTGTCGCTCAGCCTGGCGATCATCAACCTGCTGCCCATACCAATCTTGGACGGCGGGCACCTACTGTATTACCTTATCGAGCTGATCAAAGGCAGCCCGGTCAGCGAACGGACCATGATCGCGGGCCAGTACGTGGGTCTCGCTCTGTTGGTCACGCTGACGGTGTTGACGTTCTACAACGACATCCATCGCATCATCCTGCCCTCGTGA